AGAACCTCGGTGTTTCCTATGACCTCCTGAAGGGCATTCATGAGACGGGCAAGCTCCCTGTCGTTAACTTTGCAGCTGGCGGCGTGGCAACACCTGCAGATGCCGCATTGATGATGCATTTGGGCGCTGACGGCGTCTTTGTTGGATCCGGTATTTTCAAATCGGACAGCCCTGAGAAATTCGCTCGTGCGATCGTTGAAGCGACTACGCATTATGATGATTATAAATTGATTGCTGAAGTATCCAAGAACCTGGGTACTCCGATGAAAGGCATCGAGATATCCAAGCTTAGTCCGGCTGAGCGCATGCAGGATCGCGGCTGGTAAGAGAGAAGGGGTAACATGAAGGTCGGCGTACTGGCACTTCAGGGTGCCGTTGCAGAGCATATTCGAAGCATCACGCTTGCTGGTGCCGAGGGAGTGCCGATCAAGAAGGTCGAGCAGTTGGACGGCATTGACGGCTTGATTATTCCTGGCGGTGAGAGCACCACCATCGGCAAGCTGATGCGCAAGTATGATTTTATGGATGCGATTCGTCAGTTCTCAGCCCAGGGCAAACCGATATTCGGAACATGCGCCGGACTGATCGTGCTCGCAGAACGAATTCAAGGCGACGAAGAGGCTCACTTGAAGCTGATGGACATCACGGTGGCACGGAACGCATTTGGACGTCAGCGTGAAAGCTTCGAGACCGATTTGCCTGTAAAAGGAATCGAGGAAACGGTACGGGCAGTCTTTATCCGTGCGCCGCTCATTCTGGAGGTGGGTGCGGGCGTTGAGGTCTTGTCCACTTATAAGGATGAGATCGTTACAGCCAGACAGGGGCATCTGCTTGCAGCTTCCTATCATCCGGAGCTGACGGACGATTATCGACTTCATCAATATTTTGTGGAGATGGTTCGATCCCGGTCTACGGCACCACAGACGTAATAGTTACAGTAGAAGACATCTTGACTCTTTGGCAGTATGTGGGGGTCGAGTTGTCTTTTTCGCTGAAATACAATAAGATGTATCGTATGTAATAATGTACACTGCAGCCTTGTCCCAAGGCTTTTTATCAACATATAGGGCAGCTGCTTCGATATACTTGATGGATGTTTTACTTTAGGAGGGTTTCCCGTGTTAGACGTAAAAATATTGCGCAGCGAGTACAGTCGTGTAGAAGAAGCGCTGAAGAATCGAGGCAAATCGCTCGATCTGATTGCGGATTTTCCTAAGCTTGACGCCCGGCGCCGGGAATTGCTGCAGGAAAGCGAAAGTTTGAAGAATCGCCGCAACACCGTGTCGGCTGAAGTAGCCAAACTGAAGAAGAATCGTGAGAATGCAGATGATCTGATACTGGAAATGCGCCAAGTGTCGGACCAGATTAAAGCGATGGATGAGGAAGTTCGTGAGCTGGAAGCCAGCATATCCGAGCTTACTTTGGCGATTCCGAATATCCCTCATGAGAGTGTGCCTGTAGGCGCCTCGGAGGAGGAGAACGTGGAAATCCGCCGCTGGGCGGAGCCAAAAGCTTTCGATTTCGAGCCTAAGGCTCACTGGGAGCTTGCTCAGAATCTGAGTATTTTGGATTTTGAAGCAGGTGCGAAGGTAACGGGTTCGCGGTTTACGTTCTACAAAGGTTTAGGTGCTCGTCTTGAGCGTGCCTTGATCAGTTTCATGATGGACCTGCACAGCGACAAACACGGCTATGAGGAGATGCTGCCTCCATATATCGTCAACCGGGACAGCTTGTACGGAACAGGACAGCTGCCTAAATTCGAAGAGGATTTATTCAAAATTAGCGATACCGACTATTACCTGATCCCAACCGCTGAGGTTCCTGTAACGAACTACCATCGCGAGGAAATCTTAAATAGCGAGGATCTGCCTAAATATTACGTGGCGTACAGCTCCTGTTTCCGTTCGGAAGCCGGCGCGGCAGGGCGCGACACGCGGGGACTTATTCGTCAGCATCAGTTCAACAAGGTTGAGATGGTGAAAATTGTACACCCGGAAACTTCGTTTGATGAGCTTGAGAAGATGACGGCGGATGCGGAGCGCGTGCTTCAGCTGCTGAATCTTCCTTATCGCGTCATGGCTCTCTGTACTGGGGATATGGGCTTCGGATCGATGAAGACATACGATCTGGAAGTTTGGCTTCCGGAGAGCGGCGTATATCGCGAAATCTCCTCATGTTCGAACATCGGGGACTTCCAGGCACGCCGTGCCAACATTCGCTTCCGTCCGGAACCGAAGAGCAAGCCTGAATTTGTCCACACCTTGAATGGTTCCGGGCTTGCGGTTGGACGTACCGTCGCTGCGATTCTGGAGAATTATCAACAGGCTGACGGGTCCGTCGTTATTCCTGAAGTACTTCGCCCGTACATGGGGAACGTTAGTATCATCGACCAGAAAAAATAAGTTGATAAAACAGTTTGTCTTGTGGTATAATGATTTTTGCACGTGATTCATTTGCATGGATCATTACCACATGGAGAGGTACCGAAGCGGTCATAACGGGGCGGTCTTGAAAACCGTTAGGGGGCAACTCCACATGGGTTCGAATCCCATCCTCTCCGCCATACATATCAAACGCAAACCGTTTCCTTAGGGAAACGGTTTTTTTGCTCTATTTTATGAGGAATCATTGCGTGGTCTTCCCTTCAGTAGGTTTGTGCTTTATGGAGGAGGCTGTATAAAACATCCCCTGTTATCGCAATTTATAGAGAAGGGGAGGTGTGAACATGAACTCAGAACTGAATGTGGATCAGTCGACGCTGGTCAATGCCTGGCAGGAAAGGCTGCCCACCATATTAAAGCCGGGAGATCGCGCAGAAGTGGCTGCAGACGAAGGGGACCCGAACGCCATCCGCATTCACATTGATGCAGCAGGTCGCCAGGAGTATTCATTTGATTTTCAATGCACGTATGTGGATTCACGGGAAGTGAAGGTCGATTTGGTCGATGTAGAGCGTGATGGTGCAACGACGGATGAGCGTAATGAGAACATTCAGGGCATGGTCGGCGATTATACGCGCCATATCCATGAGTGTGCCCAAACGCTGCAGCAAATCACGCATCACTAGTTCCATAAATGAGCGAGACAGTTTCCATACTGTCCATCATGGTATGGACATCAAAGGCAGGATAGCGTAAGACATCGTTGTGATCCATGAAATGGAGGGCTATCAGTTGAGCAAACCAAAAGCGATTCCGGTACCGGAAGCACAGGAGCAGCCGAAGCAGCGCAAGGACCATGACCGTGGCGGCCAGGAGCCGCTGTCAGGCTCGCACAGAGCGAAGATCCGTAAACAGGATGGACATTTCAATCCGGAGGGCTAGAAGCCTGTAGAGTGAAGACTGAGAGGCTAGAAAGCAAGAATCGAGGGAACTTCCTGTCATTCGACAGGAAGTTCTTTTTTTCGTTTTGAAACCTTTTGCGTCCAACTTCCGTATTAGTGTTCAAGTGTAATATTTTGGGGCCCCACCTTATTCGCATGTTAAGAAGTTTGAAATTAAGATGGATGGAAAAAGAAAGGAAATAAAATTTCAGTAAATATTCCAGAAAGTGTTTCTCATTTTGGTTAAATGGTTTATGATTAGAAGGTCTGTTATTTTTTTGACTGTTAGAGGGGAGAGAAATTTTAATGAACAAGAAGTTTGCAGCTATCATGCTGACACTGCTGCTCACAGTGACAGTTGTACTTTCTGGCTGCGCCAAAAAAGAAGAGCCTAAGGCAGCGATGACGAATGCTGCTACGAACGCGATGAAGATGACATCCTACGAAATGAAGAGTAAATTTGTCATTGAAGACCTTCAAGTTAACATACCTGCAGTTGAAGGCGATCCAAGCGTAACACAGGCGATGACGATGTTGAAGAATGCTGAGGTTACGCTTGATGGTATCTACCAAGCTGATCCAATGCAAACCGAGATGAACATGGGTATCAATCTGAAGGGTGACATGGCGATGTCCTTCAATATTGATATGGTGATGACGAAAGAGAAAATCTACGTTAAAGTTCCAAGCATTCCAATGCTGCCATTCCCAGAGGACGTTGTTGGTAAGTTCCTCATGATGGACATGAAAGAGCTTGCTGAGCAATCCGGTGAAACGTTTAGCCCAGAAAGCCTGGATACTGAGAAGTCCCAGAAATTCGTTAACGAAATCCTTGAAGCCTTGTTGAGCGAGTATGACCAAGCGAAATACTTCAAAGAGATCAATGTTAAAGATGCTGGCCTTCCAGAAGGCGTTGACGCTAAACAAGTGGTTCAATTCTTTGTAACCAATGATAACCTGAATGAAGCATTGGATATTATGGTAAACAAGGTTGCACCTAAGGTTGTTGACATTGCAGCTAAAGACGAGTACCGCGAATTGCTGGGTCTGACCCAAGAAGATATCGATGCTGCTAAAGCTGAAGTATCTAACGTTAACCAAGATGAATTCAAAGCGGGCTTGGAAGAGATGCAGAAATATCTGAAGATCAACACATTCAACATCAACACAGCTATCGATAAAAAGGATTTCCCTGCATATCAGGATGTTGTGTTGAACGTTGATTTCAACGATCCAGAAACCAATGAGAACGTGAAGTTGGCTGTGAAGGGTAGCACCCAATACAACAACATCAACGCTAAACAAGAATTCAAAATCGGTATTCCAAAAGATGCTGATGTCATCACGATGGAGCAATTTGAGGAATCCATGAGCCAAATGGGCACTTATTAATATTATTCATCGCAGACAACAAAACCCGGCCGTCATGGCCGGGTTTTTACGTTGTTATACTTTTACTCTACATAAGGATCATAGTTTCCCGCGCAAACGTCGGAAGAACTGAGTGAGCAGTGATGCGCATTCTTCCTGCAGCACGCCCTGAACCACGTTAGTCCGGTGATTAAAACGCGGCTCTTGAAGCAAATTCATCAATGTGCCGGCACAACCGGCTTTGGGATCACCAGCACCATAGATCAGCTCTGGGACCCGGGATTGGACGATAGCTCCTGCACACATGGGACAGGGTTCTAACGTCACGTATAATCGGCAGTCCAGCAGCCGCCATGCTCCAAGATGCTGGCTTGCCTCCCGAATAGCTACCATCTCGGCATGGGCCGTACCATCGTAAGTCGTTTCACGCAAATTGTATCCACGGCCAATAATCTCATCGCCCCGCACGATGACAGCACCAATCGGAACTTCACCGAGCTCTTCAGCTTTCCGTGCTTCTGCAATGGCTTCTCTCATCCAGTGCTCATGATTATCGTTATCCACAGCCAGTGGGTCTATTGAATTTGATATCAAACTAAAGTCTCCTTTCACAGCCCGTTAAAACCCTGTATTTATACCCAATGTTCAACGAACATTTATTCGTTTGTTAACATGTTGTGGACAGAATTGTGGATAACTAAAATATTATACACAAAGTTATGCACACTATCCCCAGATAAGTTGTGTATTTGTGCGCAATCTGTGGATACGTTGTTTATTTTACCGGGAATGACCTCTTATATTGTAAGGATTCCTTATTTCAATAGCAATGCGATTGTGGAAAAAACCATATAGCCATAAAGCTGCTTGTCTTTTCAAACGTTCGTGATCAAGGTATCATGAGGGTATTAGATTCGCAAGTCGTCTATGTGACAGCAGAAAGGTGAAGATGCCACTTGTCGATTAAGACGAAATTATCGATGATCATGTCCATATCGGTATTATTTATTCTTCTGCTCAACATTACGCTGAACTATTACACGACCCAGGAAAATTTGCAGCAGGATAGTGAAACCAAGATGGTGATGGCCGCTACTCAGATCGCCATTACGGTCCAGCAAACCGGCTTTAGTTCTGCATATGTGGATAATATATTCGGCGATATGCTGAAGGTGGCCGCGGTCAACGCGGCAAAAGCTTTGGATCCGGATATTAACAATATAACCAATCAGCAATTGGTGGAATTGAGTAAGGAGATTGGCGTCACTCACATATCATTAATGGTTCGGACGAATGATGATATCGTTGTTGCCCGATCCTCCTCTCAAGATGAAATCGGCCTTTCAACAAAGAACTGGGGGTATTGGCATACGGCTTTTCTGGAATTGTTCCAGTATGGTAAAGTCGTCTCAGTTACCGAGGGCCAGCGCTCCGATCATTTTTGGTCTGGACCGTTTGAGTTCTCCACATCCAATCCGGAATTCATTGATAAATGGGGATACTATTACGATAGCAAGCGCAATTATATTATTGATCCCTACATAAGGAATTCCAATATCAAGGACTTTGTGAAGATTACAAGTCCGGACACCGTTGTGAAAGAGACCTTGAAGTCGAATCCGCGGATATTGGAAGTAACAGGCATCAATCCTGAAACGTTTGGCAATGAATATATGAGGGAAGATGGAACAGATGACGTTCACCACAAGCTTCGCAATCGACCGATTACATTCGGCACCTATGACTATGGGAGCCTGGACCAAGATGCGGAAGCTGTGCAGAAGGCTGTTTCTACCGGCGATAATGTGGTGTTTGTCAGCACCATCAATAATAAGAAGGTGCTAAAAAGCTTCATCCCTATCGTATCCGAAAATAAACCGACCAGTGTCATTAGTGTCGTTATGGACTATGAAGCCATCTCCTCCGTGATGAGAGAGCAGATGATCAGTCTTGTGGCGATCTCATTGGTTTTATTGGAAATTGTGATATTCGGCAGTTATATTGTTGCGGGGTATTTTACCAAGCCGATTCAGGCTATCCTTGGAACTGTAAATGATGTGTCGGATGGTCACTTTGATCGAAGGCTGGAGGTAAGCAGCCGGGACGAGCTGGGTCAGCTTGCAGGTCGAATCAATGCGATGACACGTAATCTGGGCAACTATACGAGCCAGTTGAAGCAAATGGTCGACGAGAATCAGTCCGTTAAGGAATATCTGGAGTCTGTCATTAATCAGACAGCCGACGCCATTCATACAACCGATACCTATGAACGGGTTATTAGTGTAAATAAAGCGTTTGAGCAATTGTATGGTTGGAAGGCGCACGAAGTGGTTGGACGGAAGCCTGCACTTGTCCCTCCGGCTAAAGAGGAAGAAGAACAGGAACGCATCCGCCGCCTGCGGGCCGGAGAACGGCTTCCTCCAGTGGAGACGGTCCGCCTTCATAAAGATGGAAGCGCTATTGAGGTCAGCATCAGCACCTCGCTGGTGCGCGATGAGAACGGTGAGGTTACTTCCATGATTAGCGTGTCTCGGGATGTGACGGAACGCAATCGCATCGAGGAGCTGCTGCGACGTTCGGAGAAGCTCAATACTGTTGGCCAGCTGGCTGCCGGCGTTGCTCATGAGATCCGGAATCCACTGACGACCCTCCGTGGATTTCTGCAGCTTCAGAAGCAGACCCACAAGGTCAATCCGGACCATATTGATCTGATGCTGTCGGAGCTGGACCGAATTAATCTGATTGTCAGTGAATTTCTGATATTAGCGAAGCCGCAGGCGATTCATTTCCAAGAGAGGGATGTAAGAATCATTATGAGAGATGTCATTTCATTCCTCGACAGCCAAGCCCATTTGTACAGCATCGAGTTCAAATTGAAGTTTACTGAAGCACTAACCTACGTACACTGTGAGGAGAACCAGCTCAAGCAGGTGTTCATCAATCTGCTCAAGAATGCGATTGAAGCGATGCCGGATGGCGGGAGGATCTGGATTGAGCTTTCAAGGCCGAAGGGTGAATGGGTCCAAATCGACATTCGGGATGAAGGGCAAGGCATTCCGGAGGAGCTGATGCCGCATCTTGGCGAACCGTTTATTACGAATAAGGAAACGGGCACAGGGCTGGGATTGATGGTAAGCCAGCGTATTATTCAGGGCCACCGGGGTATGATGGAAATCGAGAGTGAAGTAGGAGCAGGAACGAAGGTGAGTATAGTTCTGCCTGCGATTCAGCGGAATGCGATCGAGGGATAAGCAAGAAGTAGTTACAGATAAGGGGATGGCATCTTGAGAATCAATAAATTTATCAGTGAAACGGGATATTGCTCAAGGCGTGAAGCGGACAAGCTGGTGGAGAGCGGGAAGGTTACCATCAATGGCGTGGTTGCAGTCCTTGGAAGCCAGGCAGAAGAAGGAGACGATGTCCGGATTCAGGGAAAGCCGCTTCAAGATAAGAAGAAGCATGTGTATATTGCTCTTAATAAGCCAGTCGGGATTACAAGCACCACCGAACCGCATATTAAGGGCAATATTGTAGACTTCGTAGGCCATAAGGAGCGTATTTTTCCTATCGGACGATTGGATAAGGACTCCGAGGGGCTGATTCTGCTGACGAATGATGGGGATATCGTCAATAAGATCCTTCGCTCCGAGGGGAAACATGAGAAAGAATACATTGTGACGGTGGATCGCCCGGTAACGGAATCCTTCCTTAGCGGGATGTCCAGCGGCGTCAAGATTTTAGGTGAGATGACGCTGCCCTGTGAGGTCACTCGAATGTCTGAGCGAGTGTTCCGAATCATTCTGACGGAGGGGAAAAATCGTCAAATCCGCAGAATGTGCAGCGCTTTTGGTTATGAGGTCCGAAAATTACAGCGAATCCGGATTATGAATATCCGTCTCGGCAGTCAACGCATCGGCGCTTGGCGTGATCTTAACGAGAAGGAGAAGGAAGAGCTTGGTCGGCTGCTGAACTATAGGCTCGAGTAGCAGGCTGAAATACATCTATAACCCTAAACCAAAACAACCGATGGATCTGGAGACCAGATGCATCGGTTGTTTATTGTGTGTTATAGTCTGTAGGGACCGTTCCCTGTTGAGTTATTCATTCACGCTGGTAAAGGTCGCACTATCCTGGTATTTACGTATAATGGAAACCTCGACTCTGCGGTTCTTCGCTCGCCCAGCAGCGGTGTTGTTATCGGCAATCGGATGGTATTCACCATAACCGATCGGCATGAACCGTTTAGGATCCAACTCCGAGTTGGTGAGCAGAATCTTCATGAACTGCAAGGCACGATCCGAGCTTAAATCCCAATTCGACGGATATCGGCTATTAGAGATTGGCACATTGTCCGTATGTCCGGATACAATAATTTCATAGTCCGGGAACTTATGAAGCATTTGTGAGATAGCCATGGCCAATTTGCGGGCCTCCGGCTTCACAACGGCTTCGCCGGAAGGGAACAAGGCGTTATCCCGTATTGTAATGACAAGCTGGGAGTGGTTCAACTTGGTGCTGAGCTCCGAGGTTAAACCGTTATTTTTAATATAATTATCGAGCTGCTTCTTTAACTTCTCCAGATCCTGTTGTTCCTGACGCATCAGCTCAGCACGTCGTTGGTCAGGTGTTGTTGCGGGAACGGAAGGGGATGTCGCTTTATGATCTTTAATATTGGGCGGATCATCGCTGGGTTCCGTTTTGCTGTAATCCAGCACGCCGGTCCCGCCAGTGAGAGCAACGCTGAAGGCTTCGCTCATTTCTTGAAATTTGCGTGCGTCTGTCGCACTCATGGCGTATAGCACCAGGAACAGGGCCAGAAGCAAGGTCAGTAGGTCTGCGTAAGGAAGAAGCCAGGATTCGTCGGCATGCTCCTCATGCGGCTCGTGCCTAGTCTTTTTGCTCACTAGCACCAGCCTCCCTCTCGCTGAGCTCAGCCCGTTCGGACGGTGTCAGGAACACGGAGAGCTTTTGATTGATTGCAATGGTGGATACACCGGATTGAATAGACAGCAGGCCTTCTACCATCATCAGGCGGATTTCAACCTCGCGTTTGGACAGACGCTTGAGTTTATTCGCAATCGGGTGACAGATAACATAACCGGTGAAGATACCGAGCAGGGTAGCAATAAATGCAGCCCCGATAGCATGAGCGAGTTCGCCCATATCTTCCATGTGGGACAGTGCAGCGATCAAACCGATAACGGCTCCGAGTACCCCGAGGGAAGGTGCATACATACCGGCTTGCGAGAAGATCAATGAACCGGAACGATGGCGCTCCTCGGTGGCATTAATATCTTCCATTAAAACGTCACGTACGAATTCCTGATCGTTGCCGTCGATGATCATGCGCATCCCATTACGCAGGAAGCTGTCATCGATTTCATCGACTTTGGTTTCCAGAGCCAGAAGTCCTTCACGGCGTGTGATCGAAGCCCACTCCATAAACAGCTTGATCATATCCGTTTTGTCCATCAGATTCTGTTTCACGAAGGTCATCTTGACCAGCTTCGGAATCTTTTTTAGCTCGACTAGCGGAAATCCGATGAATAAAGTTGCTGCCGTACCGCCAAGAATGATTAGATAGGCTGCCGGATTATACAAAGCGAGAAGGGAGGCACCTTTCAGGATCATGCCCACCAGTACCGCGACGATACCGATTATTAAGCCTATAATTGTTGAAATTTCCATACCACACCTCATCCGTGAGAAATAAAATAACGAATCCATTCGTCAGAACGGCTCTCATGGAGAACCGGGCCCCTTATGTGGGGCGTTATCCTATTTATCGTCAGGTCGGGCTTTTTTTTTTAGTTGTAATTTCCGGTATAATGGAAGGAAGGGAAACGAAGCTAAGTACGGCAAGGAAAGGAGTGATTAAGATGGGCGTTAAGCACGGAAGGGATTATGGCGAAATTCTGGCAGAACTGACCGAGGCGGTCGGGCGAATTTCCGACAGCTATGTCTTCTTTGAAATGGAAGCTGAGGATTGGGGCAATTTGGGCGAAGCCGAGCGAAATGAGGTCCATGAGGCGCTGGCAGAGGATTTGTTCTATGCGCTGGGCACAGAGCCGGTGATTAATGTTGGCAGCGGCGTGGTCATGCATGATCAGACGAACCATCGAATACATATTTTGATTGGTGAGGAAGAGTTGGCTTTTGTGGCCCTTGTGTAATCACTCCAGTTATCAACAGATACAGGGCAGAATAGAATAGATGACAGATAGCCCATATTACGGTTAGTCGGCTTTAAGATAGGTTTTTTTCGGGGAGGAAGATAAAAGATGCTTTATACGCAGCAAGAAGTAGAGGCTCATCTGGAAAAGCTTGAGGGTTGGGAATTTGAACAAGGGAGATGGATTGTACGAAAGTATACCTTCTCCTCCTTCATGAAGGGAATCGCTTTTGTTGATGAAGTGGCAGCTATTTCGGAAGCTTTCGGACATCACCCCTACATCACCATAGATTATAAAGTCGTTACACTTCGTCTCACTTCTTGGGACGACGGTGGCATTACGGCTGTGGATATTAAGGAAGCGCAGCAGTTTAACGAAGCCTATGAGAAGAGTCGTTCGAAGGATGGCAAGTCGGGACAATAGAACGGGGAGACCATTAGTCCCTTTAGAAGTCCCCAATATGTAAAAAAACACGCTTGCACCGGGAACAACTCCAGGTGCAAGCGTGTTTTGCGTATAAGCTGATTTATTTTTTCTCAGCAAGGTACAGCGCGATGTTTGCGATTTCTTCAGGTTTAAGTTGGTCTTTAAAGGAAGGCATTCCCTTACGACCTTTGGTTACAACGTTGAAGATCGCGTCCGCATCCATGTGTCCGCCTACTTGATTCAAAGCCGGCCCAGCGCCGCCTTGAAGTTGGTCGCCGTGACAGCTAATGCAGCTTGCTTTCAGTGTGGCTTCCGCTGCGGCTGCATCGAGAGTCACTTCCGGCATGGTCGGCTTCTCTTCCTGAGCTACCTGTTCCTTACCTGGGAGCGTAAACATCAGCGCGATAGCCAACGCACATGCGACGAAGAACAATCCGCTCATGATCCATTTTTGCATCGTCATATCGTCCCTTCTATGTATACTGCACTTTTGCACTTGTCTCCATTATAAACCAACATCCATAGACAGCATAGCCAGTTGTGACAAAAAAAGCAACTATACGGCGTAGCTTCATAAAAAGTACACAAAATTGTGCTTTTTCATATAGACAAAGATTAATATTCCTCATTTGTCGGGGGCTCATACACCATACAGTGGAAAAGGGCATTGCCCGTTGGCGTAAGCCGCTCATACGTATCGGTGATGTGAAAGCCTGCCCTTTGATAAGCGCGGATTGCTCGCTCATTCCAGGTCATTACCTCAAGGTCAATTTCGTCGGCAGGCCGCCTCCGTCTGGCTTCCCGGACAATCGTCTGCATAAATCGTTTACCCATTCCACGCCCGCACCAATCAGGCCGCATGCCAAGTCCGATTCGTGTCACATCATGCATCGGAAACAGCTGGGCAAATCCCCAGAGGGCCTCCCGCTCATCCAGAACCGAGATGTACTGTCTTCGGCGAATGTCCGGATCGCCAAACTCCACCTCAAGCCCTTTCATCTGCTCCCAGGGAAGAAAGCCATAGATATTATAGGGGGGAGGGTAGGCCCAGGCGCATATCTCTTCGGCGTGCTCTTCACGCATGACTACGGTGTGAAATGTAATCGGTGTGGCATCCATTTGCGAAGTCCTCCTATCGTCTGCATAAATAATAACCATATTACGAGCATCCAGGTTGCATCAAAAAAGCCCGCCAAAGAGAGGTAAGGGCTCCTTTAACGGGCAAGCATTATGTATAGGGAAGATTAGCCTCTATATCTTAGGATGATTCACCGACCGACTCTTCATACTTATCATCGCTCATGATACGCTTTGCACCCACGTACC
This Paenibacillus sp. JZ16 DNA region includes the following protein-coding sequences:
- a CDS encoding GNAT family N-acetyltransferase; the encoded protein is MDATPITFHTVVMREEHAEEICAWAYPPPYNIYGFLPWEQMKGLEVEFGDPDIRRRQYISVLDEREALWGFAQLFPMHDVTRIGLGMRPDWCGRGMGKRFMQTIVREARRRRPADEIDLEVMTWNERAIRAYQRAGFHITDTYERLTPTGNALFHCMVYEPPTNEEY